DNA from Lentibacillus amyloliquefaciens:
AGTTGTGCGATTTACTGAAATAAAAGATTCATTAGAGAAGGCATAATAAAACCTCTATTTATCGAATAGAGGTTTTTTCTTTGTCAACGATTTGTCAACAATGACCACGAAAATTCAACGGATTGTACATTTTTGTACATACGTTATTTAAGTGTTTATTACCTTCGAGTACATAAACACGTAGTATGTGAATGACATAAATAAGTCAATATTAGTTATTTTTTACACGATTAATATTTGCAAGATATCAATGTCTTGACTGTAACGCCCGATTCTAAGCATTCGCTGGCGGGGCCCCGCCAGCGAATGCTTAGAATCGGATTGTCCGTGTTATCATGTTTGAGCAGGTGTGCCTCTTAGGCATTATTTCTGCCACTCCTGCGATAGTTCCACAACACGGACAAAAGTTAAATCAATGGTGGCGGACTGCTGAATTCGCGCTGCTTCAGGTAAAGCATAGTGACCCTTTTCCTGTGTGGTAAATTTGGTTGGCATCACTTGCTAAATTGTTTGTCAAACACTGGTACAAAAGATGGCAGAGGTGGTAAAAAACGCTGGCCGTAATCACTTCCATCTGATGCCGTTATGGAATTGATGGTGAGCTAATCTGATGTTTTGAAAATGTAACAGAAATGTCACCAATTAAACTAAAATAACGAAAAGTCACGTTATAAATCAAACCGAATATACTATTCAGGTATTGATTAGTGGCGTTCGAAGGGATCCAAAGTAACGCGAAAATGACACCTGTCATATTAATGATAATATGGTAGAATAAATGAAAATAATTTTTTGAGGAGTGTCTTACAGAATGGCAGAAAATAATGCAGTTAACGTTGCAGTAGTAGGTGCTACTGGAGCAGTTGGGGAAAAAATCATCGAAATACTCGAGAATAGGAATCTTCCAATAAATGAGCTTAAACTTTTATCATCCAGTCGATCAGCCGGAAAGAAAATCACTTTTAATAATCAGGAATTAACAGTTGAAGAAGCAAAGCCGGAGAGTTTTGATAATGTAAATATTGCTTTGTTCTCAGCCGGCGGATCTATTTCCAAAAAATTAGCACCGGAAGCTGTCAAGCGCGGAGCAGTTGTTGTTGATAATACAAGTGCTTACAGAATGGATGAAAATGTCCCGTTAGTTGTGCCTGAAGTCAATGAATCTGATATTCAATCACATAACGGAATCATTGCCAATCCAAACTGCTCGACAATTCAGATGGTGGCAACCTTAAAGCCGCTGCAGGAAGCATTTGGCTTGTCACGTGTGATCGTATCGACTTACCAGGCAGTTTCCGGAGCTGGAAATGAAGCAAATAAAGAATTAGAAGAACAAACGAGACAATTTTTGAATAACGAGGAGATGACAGCGGAACTCTTGCCTGTCAAAGGGGATGAAAAACATTTCCCTATCGCCTTTAACGCATTACCGCAAATTGATGTATTTCAGGAGAACGGCTATACATTTGAAGAAATGAAAATGATCAATGAATCGAAAAAAATTCTTCATGCCCAAGACTTGCCGGTCGCAGCCACCTGCGTAAGGCTGCCACTCTTCACATCACATGCCGAAAGTGTCTATATTGATGTTGAGAAAAATGGTTTGAAAATTGAGGATCTATGGAATGTACTAAAGAAAGCAGATGGTGTGACGCTGCAAGACGATCCGGCCACACAGACATATCCGACGCCGCTGAGCGCATCCAATAAAAGTGATGTGTTTGTCGGTCGTGTCCGGAAAGACCTGGACAATGATAAAGGCTTCCATTTATGGGTTGTATCTGATAACCTTGTCAAGGGTGCTGCGTTGAATACAATTCAAATCGCAGAACGTTTAATTGAAAATAAATGGCTTTAATATAGAGGTGAAACAATGCAGCAGATATTAGTCCAAAAATTTGGCGGCACATCTGTTCAATCAGAAGAAAATCGCAACTATGTCATGCAGCATATTAAAAATGCACTTATGAATGATCATAAAGTAATTGTTGTCGTATCTGCATTAGGCCGAAAACCTGACCCATACGCAACAGACTCATTGCTGGATCTGGTTGATTTTCCGAAAAATTATAATTCCAGCCGTGAATTGGATATCCTGATGTCATGCGGCGAAAAAATCGCCTCTGTCGTATTATCGAATGAACTGAAGAAAAACCATATACGTGCATCTGCTCTGACTGGTGCACAGGCAGGTTTTATCACAAGTGATGATTTCAATGAGGCAAAAATCAAAGAAGTAAAGCCCAACCGCGTTTTTGAAGCGTTTAAAGAACATGATGTTGTTGTTGTGGCCGGCTTTCAAGGTCAGACGTCAGATGGTGATATAACGACTATCGGCAGGGGAGGAAGCGACACAACAGCAGCCGCTATAGGTGCTGCTGTTAATGCCGAACGGATTGAAATTTTCACCGATGTCAATGGTATCATGACAGCGGATCCGAATATGGTCCGGGCGGCTAGACCGCTGGATATTGTGACTTACACAGAAATAAGTAATCTTGCTTATCAGGGTGCAAAAGTGATCCATCCGAGAGCTGTGGAAATTGCGATGCAGGCAAAAATCCCGATGCGTGTCAGATCTACCTATATTGAAGATGAAGGTACCCTGATAACAGCTTCTCGAATCCAGGAGCTTGGGACAGATATTCCTGATCGGCTGATTACCGGAATAGCCCACATGACATCCATAACACAAATAAGTGTTCAGACAAAGGATGAAACAGACGGCCTGCAGTCTGAAGTTTTTAAGGCGATGGCTGAATCAGGAATATCCGTTGACTTCATCAACATTTCACCAACCGGGGTTCTTTATACAGTGCCCGATTCACAGACCGATAAAGCTGTACGCATATTAAAGACGATGGGTTTTTATCCTGAGATAACCAGAAATTGTGCCAAAGTTTCAGCTGTTGGTGCTGGAATGACCGGTGTCCCGGGTGTCGCTTCAAAAATCGTACAATCGTTGACGGATGCCGGCGTTCAAATATTGCAATCAGCCGACAGTCACACAACCATCTGGGTGCTTATTCACGAAGATGATGTGAAGGTTGCAGTCAATGCATTACACGATGTCTTTGCATTAAACATTGCCGAAGAGAAGCTTGTGTAATGGTTAAGATCATAAAGCGAAACTTCATTCAGCGGAGTGTTTTCCCCGCTGAATGTTAGCCCGAGCAGAATCGGACATTTATGGACAGTTAGCCGCTGTTTTTTCAAAGGATTACTGAGATAAACACTGAAATGCTTTTGCAACCACAATCATCTGTGTATATTTTTAAGAAAAGAAAGGTGTTGTGCCATGAACTTTGGTAGGGTGTTGACAGCAATGGTAACACCATTTGACGCGAATGGCGGGGTTGATTTTGACAAAACCACGAATTTAATTGAATATTTGATTCAAAATGGAAGTGAGGGGCTGGTCGTCGGCGGCACAACCGGCGAATCTCCAACGCTTACTTCAGACGAAAAAATTGCCTTATTCAGACATACTATCAGTAAAGTGAATCGTCGTATCCCGGTTATTGCCGGTACCGGCAGCAATAATACACATGCGTCCATTATCCTGACAAAAAAAGCTGAAGAGTCTGGTGCTGATGCTATCATGCTGGTGACTCCATATTATAATAAACCGAGTCAGGAAGGGCTTTATCAGCATTTTTCAGCAATTGCGAGTGAAACAAAACTACCGGTTATGCTTTATAATATTCCGGGTCGTTCAGTTGTAAAAATGAATGCTGACACGATTATCCGATTAAGCAAAATTGACAATATTATCGCAATTAAAGAAGCAAGCGGTGACTTGGATCTGACAGCTGGAGTTATTGAACATACGTCTGATAACTTTAGTGTGTATAGCGGCGAAGATAGTAATACACTCCCGATGCTTTCTGTTGGAGCGGATGGTGTTGTATCAGTCGCATCTCATGTTGCCGGTCAGGAGATCAAGGAGATGGTCGACGCCTTTCATTCAGGAAATACAGCAAAAGCTGCTGCAATACACCGAAAGCTGCTACCTGTCATGAACGGATTATTTGCGCAACCTTCCCCATCGCCGGTTAAGACAGCGCTGAATTTAAAAGGGGTTGACGTGGGCGGTGTCCGGCTTCCGCTGATACCGCTTACCGAATCAGAACAGGATGTATTAAAAAACTTAATCGATAATTAATATCACCGGCTTTGACGGCCGGTATTTTTTTATCCCTCATGTAAATGCCTGATTCTGCTCGGGCTAACATTCAGCGGAAAAACACTCCGCTGAATGAAGTTTCGCTTTTCCACTCATGTAAAGGACAGTAAACCGCTGAAAAACAGCGGCAAACTGTCCCTAAATGCCTGATTCTGCTCAACTAAACATTCAGCGGAAAAACACTCCGCTAAATGAAGTTTCGCTTTATTCTTTTTGCATGGTTTTTTCATGTCCGGTTCATACTAGTTTATAGAGCTTGCTCAGAAATGGAAAAGTATGAAGAGAAGGAGTGTGTCCTCACATGGAAAAAGAACCATCAAAGAAAGACAATCAAAATCAGGAGCAGGATGATCAAGCCAATAATTCATCATTGGTTCAGAAGATTCAGCAGCTGGGTCAGTCAAATGTTCCCCAAGCACCTGATTCCAATATTCATGTTCTGTCTATTATCGGGCAAATTGAAGGGCATGTACAACTACCGGCACAAAATAAAACAACGAAATATGAACATATCTTGCCCCAGCTTATTGCTGTTGAACAAAACCCTAAAATCGAAGGGCTTATCATTTTGCTGAATACGGTTGGCGGTGATGTGGAAGCAGGTCTTGCATTATCTGAAATGATATCTTCTATATCAAAACCGACCGTTTCAATCGTGTTGGGGGAGGACATTCCATCGGTGTTCCAATTGCCGTCGCTGCCGATCATTCGTTTATAGCACCAACGGCAACGATGACAATTCATCCCATTCGACTGAACGGCTTGGTTATAGGTGTGCCTCAGACATTTGAATATATGGATAAAATGCAGGATCGGGTAATTGATTTTGTTGTCCACCATTCAAATATGCCGGAAGAGAAATTTAAAGAGCTAATGTTTGCCAAAGGCAATCTAACGCGGGATATTGGAACAAATGTTATTGGATCGGATGCCATGGAGTATGGGCTAATTGATGGTGTTGGTGGTGTTAGTCAGGCGATGGTCAAAATAAATGAATTGATTAATAATAACAAGGGACCGGAAGAGCAGGTGATACAATGATATTATATACACCTTTATCAGAAACAGATATTTTTCCTTCATCAGATCAGGACTTCCAAAAACGGCATTGTGTTTCCCATAATGGCAGACAAGTTTATGTAGAAGAGACCCAGGAGGGGCAGTTTCAATTGCTGCAGTTACTGTCAACTGATCCAGAAGATTTCATGAATCCGGACTACACCCCCGGTACCATTCTGCGGTGACGTGAATCAATTAAAACTGTGCTATAATGGTATTAACTGCTAAAAGAAACAAAGTCAATCCCCTGTCAGCAATCCTGCAGGGGGGTTGACGCTTAAGACAAGAAATCTTAACATTTCCGGAAGACATTGACATTTGGTATCACTGATTATGTTATCATGCTATATGTAAGTGAGGTGAAAGAAGTGGCCAAGAAAAAAAGAAGAAAAAAGAAAAGCCAGCTAAATAAACAAGTGAAGTATGAGCTGCTTGGTCTGCTGTTTATTTTTCTTGCTATTTTCGGCAGTGGTGCCAGTGCCATCAGTGATGGCGCAATACCAGGCGGACTGGAATATATTTTTCGGTTCTTTCTTGGAATCTGGTATTTTATTGCATCCATATTTTTGCTTGTAACAGGTATTGTTTTAATGGTTAAGCGGCGATATCCTGACTTTTCCCATAAAAAATTAATAGGATTTTATATTATTTTTACCGGCGTATTATTGCTTACCCACATACAGACATATGAAAGATTGCTTGTTTCGTCTGAAGAAACATCAATTCTCGCGGCAACGTGGGACCAGTTTTTTGCCTATGTTGATGGAGCTGGTGGTGGATTTCAAACCGGCGGCGGGATGATTGGCGGTCTGTTATTTACGTTTTGCTATTATCTGTTTTCTTCTGTTGGTGCCAAGATAGTATCTGTGTTTTCTATTTTAATAGGTATTATATTTATGACGGAGTTTTCACTTGGACAATTCTTTTCCAAAAGCAGTAAACGATTCGGTAACTTGTTTACTTCAATAAAAGAACGACTTCGATCATCTCGCGCAGGTCATCTGCCAAATCAAGAGGATAATACTCGCGATGCGCCGGATCCACAACAGGAAACCGGCGGGTATGACGAGCCTGTTATTCAGGATTTTACAGATGTGGCTTATTCGTTCAGTACTCATGACACCGGTACTGATGAGACACACAGCGAAGCAAATACTGATAATCCAGAAGCAACGGAAACAAAAGAAGGACAAGGAGATCCGCTGCCAATGACAGAAGCGGAGAATCATGAATATGAACTCCCATCACCAAATCTGTTAACTGAGCCTACGCAAAATTCACAGCAGCAGGAAAAATCACAGATTCAGGCGACAGTAAGGAAACTGGAGAGAACTTTCGACAGTTTTGGCGTAAAGGCTAAAGTCACAAAAGTGCACGTAGGCCCCGCTGTTACAAAGTATGAAGTGTATCCGGAGGCTGGTGTTAAAGTAAGTAAAATCGTCAACTTACATGATGACTTAGCTTTGGCTTTAGCCGCGAAGGATATTCGCATTGAAGCACCAATACCGGGTAAGTCAGCAGTCGGCATTGAAGTACCTAACCAGGAAATCGCCCAAGTATCGTTGCGGGAAGTGCTGGATACGTCAACATCGAATCAATCTTCAAAACTATTATTTGCACTTGGCCGCGATATTTCCGGGGAATCGATTGTGTCTGAACTGAGTAAAATGCCGCATATGCTTATTGCCGGGGCAACCGGAAGCGGTAAAAGTGTTTGTGTCAACGGGATTATCACGACAATTTTGATGCGTGCCAAACCGCACGAAGTCAAAATGATGATGATTGATCCGAAAAAAGTCGAGTTGAATGTTTATAACGGAATTCCGCATCTATTGACACCCGTCGTAACCGACCCGAAAAAAGCATCCCGCGCCTTGAAAAAAGTGGTTTCTGAAATGGAACGGCGATATGAGTTGTTTTCAGAAACAGGCACGCGCAACATTGAAGGCTACAACGAATATATCCGGAAGTATAACCAAACAGTTGCTTCGGAGGAGGAAAAGCAGCCCAATCTTCCATATATTGTTGTATTAGTAGACGAGCTGGCGGATTTAATGATGGTTGCTTCCAATGATGTCGAGGATGCTATTACAAGACTTGCCCAAATGGCGCGGGCAGCTGGTATTCATTTAATTCTTGCAACCCAGCGACCGTCAGTGGATGTCATTACAGGTGTCATTAAAGCTAATATCCCATCACGGATTGCGTTCAGCGTTTCCTCAGCAACAGATTCACGAACCATTCTGGATGCAGGAGGAGCAGAAAAACTGCTGGGACGCGGTGATATGCTGTTCATGCCGGTAGGCTCATCCAAGCCTACAAGAGTACAGGGGGCGTTTCTGTCAGATGAAGAAGTCGAGCGGATTGTTGATCACTGTATCGAACAACAAAAAGCTTCTTATCAGGAAGAAATGATCCCTGAAGAAACGAGTGAAGCAGTTTCAGATGTTGATGATGAGCTATATGATGATGCTGTACAAATGATCACTGAAATGCAAAGTGCCAGCGTATCCATGCTGCAGAGACGCTTCAGAATTGGCTACACAAGGGCAGCACGCCTGATTGATGCGATGGAAGACCATGGTATC
Protein-coding regions in this window:
- the asd gene encoding aspartate-semialdehyde dehydrogenase codes for the protein MAENNAVNVAVVGATGAVGEKIIEILENRNLPINELKLLSSSRSAGKKITFNNQELTVEEAKPESFDNVNIALFSAGGSISKKLAPEAVKRGAVVVDNTSAYRMDENVPLVVPEVNESDIQSHNGIIANPNCSTIQMVATLKPLQEAFGLSRVIVSTYQAVSGAGNEANKELEEQTRQFLNNEEMTAELLPVKGDEKHFPIAFNALPQIDVFQENGYTFEEMKMINESKKILHAQDLPVAATCVRLPLFTSHAESVYIDVEKNGLKIEDLWNVLKKADGVTLQDDPATQTYPTPLSASNKSDVFVGRVRKDLDNDKGFHLWVVSDNLVKGAALNTIQIAERLIENKWL
- the dapG gene encoding aspartate kinase is translated as MQQILVQKFGGTSVQSEENRNYVMQHIKNALMNDHKVIVVVSALGRKPDPYATDSLLDLVDFPKNYNSSRELDILMSCGEKIASVVLSNELKKNHIRASALTGAQAGFITSDDFNEAKIKEVKPNRVFEAFKEHDVVVVAGFQGQTSDGDITTIGRGGSDTTAAAIGAAVNAERIEIFTDVNGIMTADPNMVRAARPLDIVTYTEISNLAYQGAKVIHPRAVEIAMQAKIPMRVRSTYIEDEGTLITASRIQELGTDIPDRLITGIAHMTSITQISVQTKDETDGLQSEVFKAMAESGISVDFINISPTGVLYTVPDSQTDKAVRILKTMGFYPEITRNCAKVSAVGAGMTGVPGVASKIVQSLTDAGVQILQSADSHTTIWVLIHEDDVKVAVNALHDVFALNIAEEKLV
- the dapA gene encoding 4-hydroxy-tetrahydrodipicolinate synthase, with the translated sequence MNFGRVLTAMVTPFDANGGVDFDKTTNLIEYLIQNGSEGLVVGGTTGESPTLTSDEKIALFRHTISKVNRRIPVIAGTGSNNTHASIILTKKAEESGADAIMLVTPYYNKPSQEGLYQHFSAIASETKLPVMLYNIPGRSVVKMNADTIIRLSKIDNIIAIKEASGDLDLTAGVIEHTSDNFSVYSGEDSNTLPMLSVGADGVVSVASHVAGQEIKEMVDAFHSGNTAKAAAIHRKLLPVMNGLFAQPSPSPVKTALNLKGVDVGGVRLPLIPLTESEQDVLKNLIDN
- a CDS encoding YlzJ-like family protein produces the protein MILYTPLSETDIFPSSDQDFQKRHCVSHNGRQVYVEETQEGQFQLLQLLSTDPEDFMNPDYTPGTILR
- a CDS encoding FtsK/SpoIIIE family DNA translocase, with the protein product MAKKKRRKKKSQLNKQVKYELLGLLFIFLAIFGSGASAISDGAIPGGLEYIFRFFLGIWYFIASIFLLVTGIVLMVKRRYPDFSHKKLIGFYIIFTGVLLLTHIQTYERLLVSSEETSILAATWDQFFAYVDGAGGGFQTGGGMIGGLLFTFCYYLFSSVGAKIVSVFSILIGIIFMTEFSLGQFFSKSSKRFGNLFTSIKERLRSSRAGHLPNQEDNTRDAPDPQQETGGYDEPVIQDFTDVAYSFSTHDTGTDETHSEANTDNPEATETKEGQGDPLPMTEAENHEYELPSPNLLTEPTQNSQQQEKSQIQATVRKLERTFDSFGVKAKVTKVHVGPAVTKYEVYPEAGVKVSKIVNLHDDLALALAAKDIRIEAPIPGKSAVGIEVPNQEIAQVSLREVLDTSTSNQSSKLLFALGRDISGESIVSELSKMPHMLIAGATGSGKSVCVNGIITTILMRAKPHEVKMMMIDPKKVELNVYNGIPHLLTPVVTDPKKASRALKKVVSEMERRYELFSETGTRNIEGYNEYIRKYNQTVASEEEKQPNLPYIVVLVDELADLMMVASNDVEDAITRLAQMARAAGIHLILATQRPSVDVITGVIKANIPSRIAFSVSSATDSRTILDAGGAEKLLGRGDMLFMPVGSSKPTRVQGAFLSDEEVERIVDHCIEQQKASYQEEMIPEETSEAVSDVDDELYDDAVQMITEMQSASVSMLQRRFRIGYTRAARLIDAMEDHGIVGPYEGSKPRQVLVSQPSEERTS